TCCGTCCGCCACCGCCAGCCACGGCGTCGCGCGGGTGCTGCGCACGGGCATGCCGGAGCTGGTGCCCGAGCTCACCGAGGCCGTCCTTCATGAGGCCCTGGGCCCGGCGGGTGACGACGCGCGGATCCGCCCGGGGTCGTGGATCATCGTCCCCCTGTGGGCGCAGCGGCGCGTCTTCGGGGCGCTGATGGTGTGCGCCCTCCCGTCCGGCCGCCGCTACGGCGCGCGGGACATGGAGCTGGTGCAGGAGCTGGCGCGGCGGGCGGAGATCGCCATCGACAACGCCCGGCTGTTCGAGATGGCCAAGGCCGAGCACCTGGGCGCCGAGCAGGCCAACCGCGCCAAGGACGAGTTCCTGGCCGCGGTCTCCCACGAGCTGCGCACCCCGCTGATGGCGATGGTGGGCTGGACGCGGATGCTGCGCTCGGGGCAGCTGGGGCCGGACAAGGCCGCCCGGGCCCTGGAGGCGGTGGAGCGCAACACGCAGGTGCAGACGCAGCTCATCGAGGACCTCCTCGACGTGTCGCGGATCATCACCGGCAAGATGCGGCTGGAGATCCGTCCGGTGGTCCCCGGCATGTTCATCGAGGCGGCGCTGGACTCGGTGCGGCACGCCGCCGAGGCGAAGGGCGTCACGCTCTGCGCCGAGCTGCCGCCGGGCTCCGGCTCCATCCACGGCGACGCGGACCGGCTGCAGCAGGTGGTCTGGAACCTGCTCTCCAACGCCATCAAGTTCACGCCCCGGGGCGGCCAGGTCACCGTGCGCCTGCGGTGGGTGGAGGGCCACGTCGTCATCGAGGTCCAGGACACCGGCCAGGGCATCCCCCGGGCCTACCTGGGCCAGATCTTCGAGCGCTTCTGGCAGGTGGACGGAAGCTCCACCCGGAAGCATGGCGGTCTGGGACTGGGGCTGGCCATCGTGCGGCACCTCACGGAGCTGCACGGGGGCACCATCGAGGCGACGAGCCAGGGCGAGGGACATGGCGCCCTGTTCCGGTTGACGCTGCCGCTGGCGACCGCGGCCTCGTCGCGGGGAAGCGCGCCCCTCGTCCAGGTCCAGGCGCGCCAGGAAGTACCCTCGCTCGATTCAGGCGTGCTGAAGGGCCTGCAGGTGCTGGTGGTGGACGACGAGCCAGACGCGCTCGAGCTGCTCGCCGTGGTGCTGGAGAGCCGCGGGGCCCAGGTCTTCACGGCCTCCAGCGCCCGCCAGGCGCTGGAGAAGCACCAGTTCCACCGCCCTCACGTCATCATCTCCGACATCGGCATGCCGGGAGAGGACGGCTATTCCTTCATCCGCAGGCTGCGCGCCCTGCCACTGGAGCAGGGAAGCCAGACGCCGGCCATCGCGCTCACCGCCTTCGCGCGGATGGAGGACCGCACCCGGGCGCTGCTCGCGGGCTTCCAGATGCACGTGCCCAAGCCCATCGAGCCGGCGGAGCTGATCATCGTCCTGGCCTCGCTCACCGGGCGGCACCCGCAGGTGGACTCACAGTTCCAGGCCGCCCGCCAGGCGCCGTGACCGCACGGCGCGGGCTAGCGCACGAACCGCTGGCCCACCAGGCTCAGCACCGCGACCAGCAACGCGATCCCAGCGGCCAGCGCGGGGCCACGCGCTGCGTCCGGATTCACCTCCAGCAGGCTGCGCCGGGGTTCCTTCGGGTTGTAGCGAACGGTCACCGTGGAGCCCACCGGATAGCGCTCCACATACCGCGTCAGCGCCGGACTGGGCTGGGGGTTCCAGAGCAGGAGCTCCCTCGGGGTCTCATTGGAGAGCGTCTCCCCGACGTACGACTGGCCATCCACTTCGTAGGCGTAACGCGCCTTCACGCGCCAGTAGCGGCTTTTCGAGTAGCCCATCTCCACCGCCATCTCGAGCACGCGCCCCTGCACCGTCGGCCGGGCCAGGAAGGCCTGCGCCGAGGAGTGGATCATCCAGGCGCCAATCCCGAAGATCACGCCGAAGAACAAGCCGCCGAACGTGAGGATCATCAAGAGGTTACGCATCCACATGCCCCATGAGCGCTCGACTCCTCAGTGCTTGCGGCGCTGGAGCCTGCGCAGGCCCGTGAGCAATGCCTCGCCGTCCGGCGTGCCCAGACCCGTGCACGCGTTCCACAGCGTCGCGTCGCTGGCGAAGTACGCGCCGTTGCCGCCGTGGGTGATGCGACGGACGACGGGCTGTCCCTCGGTGACGAGCGCGTACAGCCGGGGATGGAGGAACCCCACGCGCTCCCCCAGCGCCTCGTTGAGGCGGACGATGAGCGCGGCCCACATGGGCGCCGCGGCGCTCGTGCCCGCGGCCACGCCCTGCTGGCCCTTGAAGACGATTTGATAGCCGGTGTGCAGGTCCGCGTTCGCGGCGACGTCCGGCACACCCCGGCCCGTGCTGCGGGAGACGGAGAACACGCCGTTCTTCCACGACGACATCACCAGGTCCGGCACGCCCATGCCCTGCTGGTACAGCGGCAGCGCGTTCATGGTGCTGACGCCGCCGCTGCTCGCTCCCGCGGCCGTGGAGCTGGGGCCCATGGACATCGCCTCGCCCAGGCGGTTCCACACGCGCTCGTGGTGGAGGACGTCCCCCACCGCCTCCAGCGTGGTGCCGCCACAGCCCAGCACCAGCGCGCTCGCCGCGGGGTAGCTCGTCGCGGCCAGGGTGATGGCGCCCGTGGGCGAGTGGGCATTCACCGGCACCTGCGAGCCCAGGTCTCCGGACGCGGCGCACACGGTGATGCCCAGGAGC
This DNA window, taken from Corallococcus coralloides DSM 2259, encodes the following:
- a CDS encoding response regulator, producing the protein MSDTPASTSSVEVPPLTERLRLLLVDDDEVDRLLVQRLLGTTGLAVDVVEATSGSEALEQLKARSFDVILLDFFLPGEDGFWVLRELGSRGSRSPIVVLTGQGSEQTAVELMKAGASDYIAKSRLSAERLEQSLRQAMRLHLAEQRHRALAEALPQIVWTAGPDGRPDYFNQRWYDYTGLPARPASEERGSAPPLLPRDVLHADDVVGCLDRWSESRQAGGPFECEGRIRRRSDGAWRWHLIQALPLRNAHGRILQWLGTCTDIDDQKRAAETLSFLAEASTMLTASLEMSVTLERLSALILPRLGDWCAVYLQDDDGPVRQAMAAHVDASRVPLLREQHRAFNPSATASHGVARVLRTGMPELVPELTEAVLHEALGPAGDDARIRPGSWIIVPLWAQRRVFGALMVCALPSGRRYGARDMELVQELARRAEIAIDNARLFEMAKAEHLGAEQANRAKDEFLAAVSHELRTPLMAMVGWTRMLRSGQLGPDKAARALEAVERNTQVQTQLIEDLLDVSRIITGKMRLEIRPVVPGMFIEAALDSVRHAAEAKGVTLCAELPPGSGSIHGDADRLQQVVWNLLSNAIKFTPRGGQVTVRLRWVEGHVVIEVQDTGQGIPRAYLGQIFERFWQVDGSSTRKHGGLGLGLAIVRHLTELHGGTIEATSQGEGHGALFRLTLPLATAASSRGSAPLVQVQARQEVPSLDSGVLKGLQVLVVDDEPDALELLAVVLESRGAQVFTASSARQALEKHQFHRPHVIISDIGMPGEDGYSFIRRLRALPLEQGSQTPAIALTAFARMEDRTRALLAGFQMHVPKPIEPAELIIVLASLTGRHPQVDSQFQAARQAP
- a CDS encoding DUF3592 domain-containing protein, whose translation is MRNLLMILTFGGLFFGVIFGIGAWMIHSSAQAFLARPTVQGRVLEMAVEMGYSKSRYWRVKARYAYEVDGQSYVGETLSNETPRELLLWNPQPSPALTRYVERYPVGSTVTVRYNPKEPRRSLLEVNPDAARGPALAAGIALLVAVLSLVGQRFVR